The region TTAAGCGCCTCTTTTACCCGCCCTTCGGCGATCGATTTTTCGGCCTCGCTGATTTTTCGATATACCATACTCATGTAGTCATATTTTTCATAAGTTTCCACACTCATAATGACCATGTCCCCATAGCCATTTTTCGTGATGAAAATAGGCTCGGAAGCGCTTTTGCACATCTCTGAAATCTCGC is a window of Cloacibacillus sp. DNA encoding:
- a CDS encoding type II toxin-antitoxin system Phd/YefM family antitoxin; the protein is MPRIIPISELKKTSEISEMCKSASEPIFITKNGYGDMVIMSVETYEKYDYMSMVYRKISEAEKSIAEGRVKEALKSLDAARSKYGL